One segment of Gopherus flavomarginatus isolate rGopFla2 chromosome 8, rGopFla2.mat.asm, whole genome shotgun sequence DNA contains the following:
- the LOC127056810 gene encoding transmembrane protein 182-like yields the protein MKAGIPAFIAGILGGIGVLLFLIAFGTDYWLLATETCGIFEPENKTLHTPEDVVLREVRKEILTFHHEGFFWRCWFYGEDYEETIWNFWFTSQAHPKYCMHGYLFPMPIALGPFPHPSYDATAVYRGFWTAFIILAVAASLAGGFLLVCGVPFFNDRFYKVGGGFLITSGGLFFLLIFLFVMWKEFAADLQKYILLERSEKCMDDVPVNVYYGWSFMFAAAGIPLVLLSGLLFYLVGRSILPAVE from the exons ATGAAGGCTGGAATACCAGCCTTTATAGCAGGAATTCTTGGTGGCATTGGTGTTCTACTGTTTCTCATAGCTTTTGGGACAGATTATTGGCTCCTAGCAACAGAGACCTGTGGAATCTTTGAACCTGAAAATAAAACTCTTCACACTCCAGAG GATGTGGTTTTGAGAGAGGTCAGAAAAGAGATCCTCACTTTTCACCACGAAGGTTTCTTTTGGAGATGCTGGTTCTATGGCGAGGATTATGAGGAGACCATATGGAACTTCTGGTTCA CTAGCCAAGCACATCCCAAGTATTGCATGCATGGCTACCTGTTTCCTATGCCCATTGCTCTTGGACCTTTCCCACATCCTTCCTATGATGCAACCGCAG TGTACAGGGGTTTCTGGACTGCATTCATCATACTAGCTGTCGCTGCCAGTCTGGCGGGAGGATTCCTGTTAGTGTGTGGTGTGCCCTTTTTCAATGATAGATTCTATAAAGTAGGAGGTGGATTCCTCATCACATCTG GAGGCTTATTTTTCCTGCTCATATTTCTCTTTGTGATGTGGAAGGAGTTTGCAGCTGATCTCCAGAAATACATACTTCTGGAAAGAAGTGAAAAATGCATGGACGATGTCCCTGTAAATGTGTATTATGGATGGTCATTTATGTTTGCTGCAGCTGGGATTCCCTTGGTTTTACTTTCTGGACTTCTCTTTTATCTCGTAGGCCGAAGCATTCTGCCGGCCGTGGAGTAA